In Chitinophaga nivalis, a single genomic region encodes these proteins:
- a CDS encoding short chain dehydrogenase, translating to MKKKLLIIGAGGTIGRIITPAFAAQYDLITAGRNSGDIRADITSPAAVAQLFRKTGKIDACICTAGDSMGGSLHQVTDEQLQYGWEHKLLAQIRVVLTGQPYLHDQGSFTLISGKMGEEPAVNATGKAVVNGAVNSFVRAASLEMERGIRLNAVSPAKIETLVREDIIAAYLECVTGSKHGCIVRVGY from the coding sequence ATGAAAAAGAAGCTTTTAATTATCGGTGCGGGCGGTACTATCGGAAGAATTATTACCCCGGCATTTGCCGCACAGTACGATCTCATTACTGCCGGCCGTAACAGTGGTGATATCCGGGCAGATATTACTTCACCAGCGGCTGTAGCACAACTGTTCCGGAAGACCGGGAAAATTGATGCCTGTATTTGTACGGCAGGAGATAGTATGGGGGGAAGCCTGCATCAAGTCACTGATGAACAGCTGCAGTATGGCTGGGAGCATAAGCTGTTGGCGCAGATACGGGTGGTATTAACCGGACAGCCCTATTTGCATGATCAGGGTTCTTTTACGCTGATATCCGGTAAAATGGGAGAGGAGCCTGCCGTGAATGCTACGGGCAAGGCGGTGGTGAATGGGGCGGTAAATAGTTTCGTACGGGCCGCATCATTGGAAATGGAAAGAGGCATCCGGTTGAATGCTGTGAGTCCTGCTAAAATTGAGACGTTGGTCAGGGAGGATATTATCGCAGCGTACCTGGAATGTGTAACGGGGAGTAAGCACGGATGTATTGTGAGGGTCGGATATTAA
- a CDS encoding SRPBCC family protein, whose translation MSTAHNTTITVTATINAPAAKVWELWTAPAHIMKWNSASEDWHTPRAENDLRPGGKFSSRMEAKDGSFGFDFGGVYDEVKPHELITYTMGDGRKVNITFEENGNTTEVTETFDAETTHSIEMQQGGWQAILDNFKKYTESFTA comes from the coding sequence AACGATTACAGTAACTGCCACTATCAATGCACCTGCCGCTAAAGTATGGGAATTATGGACTGCGCCTGCACACATCATGAAATGGAACAGCGCTTCAGAAGACTGGCATACGCCCCGTGCAGAAAATGACCTGCGTCCCGGTGGAAAATTTTCCTCCCGTATGGAAGCCAAAGACGGTAGTTTCGGCTTTGATTTCGGTGGTGTATATGATGAGGTGAAACCCCATGAACTGATTACCTATACTATGGGAGATGGCCGAAAAGTAAATATTACTTTTGAAGAGAATGGCAATACGACTGAGGTAACAGAAACCTTTGATGCAGAAACCACCCATAGCATCGAAATGCAACAAGGTGGCTGGCAGGCTATTCTCGACAATTTCAAAAAATACACGGAATCTTTCACTGCTTAA
- a CDS encoding alpha/beta fold hydrolase: protein MHTPKKTGYAPVNGLKMYYEIQGEGRPIVLIHGSYMTIDMNYGALIPELAKTHQVIALEMQGHGRTADIDRPFSFPALADDVAALLQYLKVDSADVLGYSLGATVALQLTLRHPALVRKLVFISSAYKYDGWSKEAREIFAKMDPAFLESTPLKTAYDQLAPDKSHWKTFVTKMIKFDEQPYDLGAANIKAIKSPVLMISGDNDGVDLHHITDMYRLLGGGVFGDMAGLPASRLAIIPGASHVSLMMETHKLLAIIQPFLVTAAGH, encoded by the coding sequence ATGCATACCCCCAAAAAAACCGGTTATGCACCCGTGAATGGGTTGAAAATGTATTATGAAATACAGGGAGAAGGCCGTCCCATTGTGCTTATCCACGGTAGTTACATGACGATTGATATGAACTATGGCGCATTGATACCGGAGCTGGCCAAAACCCATCAGGTGATTGCCCTGGAAATGCAGGGGCATGGCAGAACGGCGGATATTGATCGTCCATTTTCCTTTCCTGCCCTGGCAGATGATGTAGCCGCACTATTACAGTACCTTAAAGTGGATAGCGCTGATGTATTGGGATATAGTTTAGGCGCTACCGTTGCTTTGCAGCTCACGCTGCGGCATCCGGCACTGGTCAGGAAACTGGTCTTTATTTCTTCTGCCTATAAGTACGACGGATGGTCGAAAGAAGCGCGGGAGATATTCGCCAAAATGGATCCTGCATTTCTGGAAAGCACACCGCTGAAAACCGCCTACGATCAACTGGCACCGGATAAAAGCCATTGGAAAACGTTTGTCACCAAAATGATAAAATTTGATGAACAACCCTATGATCTGGGTGCAGCTAATATTAAAGCGATTAAATCACCGGTATTGATGATTAGCGGAGATAATGATGGCGTAGATCTGCATCATATCACAGATATGTACCGGTTGCTGGGTGGTGGTGTTTTCGGAGATATGGCTGGTTTGCCTGCCTCCCGCCTGGCGATTATCCCTGGCGCCTCACACGTTAGCCTGATGATGGAAACCCACAAATTACTGGCTATCATACAACCGTTTCTGGTTACAGCCGCTGGCCATTAG
- a CDS encoding AraC family transcriptional regulator, whose translation MKLQRYKPAVALRPFVKNFTIIENDGAVDNVVLPDTAMVLSFRFQGSVAVSENGVQQQLPAAVFSGMRKSHRQISYTASTGNFLITFTPVGAAAFFREPMHTFFGHTLPAADLKGLRDITYMAEQLAACPAPAAKIAFMEKVLLSALPSSTPDLLVTHAVQQITIHKGNLPIKELARQLFVSQDAFEKRFRRVVGSSPKQFATVTRLRNTIDNYTPGQSFTELAYAAGYFDQAHFIRDFKTFTGKTPGQFFKESVFW comes from the coding sequence GTGAAATTACAACGATATAAACCCGCTGTTGCGCTTCGTCCGTTCGTGAAAAATTTTACCATCATTGAAAATGACGGTGCCGTCGATAATGTTGTACTGCCGGATACGGCTATGGTGTTATCTTTCCGCTTTCAGGGATCGGTGGCGGTTTCGGAAAACGGGGTGCAGCAACAGTTACCTGCCGCTGTTTTTTCCGGTATGCGGAAATCACATAGACAGATCTCCTATACGGCATCCACGGGTAACTTCCTGATAACATTTACCCCTGTTGGCGCTGCTGCCTTTTTCCGGGAACCGATGCATACCTTTTTCGGACATACTTTACCGGCAGCCGACCTTAAAGGGTTACGCGATATAACCTATATGGCAGAACAACTGGCAGCTTGCCCTGCACCGGCAGCAAAGATTGCCTTCATGGAAAAAGTATTGTTGTCGGCGTTGCCATCGTCTACGCCGGATTTGCTGGTTACGCATGCCGTGCAGCAGATTACCATTCATAAAGGTAATCTGCCTATAAAAGAGCTGGCGAGGCAGCTGTTTGTGAGCCAGGATGCTTTTGAAAAGCGCTTCCGGCGGGTGGTAGGCAGTAGTCCCAAGCAGTTTGCGACCGTTACCCGTTTGAGAAATACGATCGACAACTATACTCCCGGTCAAAGTTTTACAGAGCTGGCTTATGCTGCCGGCTACTTTGATCAGGCGCATTTTATCCGTGATTTTAAAACCTTCACCGGTAAAACGCCCGGTCAGTTTTTTAAAGAAAGTGTTTTCTGGTAA
- a CDS encoding response regulator, whose amino-acid sequence MIKKVLIAEDHESANISVQKTLEVRGIADTDYVYYCDDAITKILLALQQHDPYDLLITDLYFEADARAQKVPDGLSLIPAARKIQPDLKILVFSAESKAAVIEMLFDKLGIDGYVRKARNDAKELNAAMEMIAEHQRYFPRHLTQIIRQKNVYDFTEYDITIISLLADGMRQKDIPDYLQQNNIRPSGLSSIEKRLNTIKEVFEFSKNEQLVAFCKDMGII is encoded by the coding sequence ATGATTAAAAAGGTACTTATAGCTGAAGATCACGAAAGTGCAAATATTTCTGTACAGAAAACCCTGGAAGTACGGGGCATTGCGGACACCGACTACGTCTATTATTGTGATGATGCCATTACTAAAATCCTGCTGGCTTTACAACAGCATGATCCTTACGATCTGCTGATCACGGATCTCTATTTTGAAGCAGATGCACGTGCACAAAAAGTTCCGGACGGATTATCGCTGATACCTGCTGCCCGGAAAATTCAGCCGGACTTGAAAATATTGGTGTTCTCTGCGGAGAGCAAAGCTGCTGTTATTGAAATGTTGTTCGATAAACTGGGTATTGATGGTTATGTACGCAAGGCCAGAAATGACGCGAAAGAACTAAATGCAGCGATGGAAATGATCGCTGAGCACCAGCGTTATTTTCCCCGGCATCTCACACAAATCATCCGGCAGAAAAATGTATACGATTTCACGGAGTATGATATTACCATCATATCCCTCCTGGCAGATGGCATGCGTCAGAAAGATATCCCTGACTACCTGCAGCAAAATAATATCCGCCCTTCCGGGTTAAGCAGCATAGAAAAACGGTTGAATACCATCAAAGAGGTATTTGAATTTTCCAAAAATGAGCAACTGGTGGCCTTTTGCAAAGACATGGGCATTATTTAA
- a CDS encoding 5-fold beta-flower protein, with translation MKKIGILFFLLFTGMLLQAQSIQSSSYSSLGSISSDGKIKNASYQTVGYIKDDGAVQNKSYSTIGYIKSDGTIQNSSYSTVGYVKANGAVQNSSYSTIGYIKQDGTVQNASYSTIGYAKGVKKEWAALVFFFFKFD, from the coding sequence ATGAAAAAAATCGGAATACTGTTTTTCCTGTTATTTACAGGTATGCTGTTACAGGCACAAAGCATCCAGTCCAGTAGCTATAGTTCCCTTGGTTCCATCAGCAGTGATGGTAAAATAAAAAATGCCAGTTATCAAACGGTAGGGTATATAAAGGATGATGGTGCCGTACAGAATAAAAGCTATTCTACTATCGGCTATATTAAAAGTGATGGTACTATTCAAAATAGCAGCTATTCTACTGTTGGGTATGTGAAAGCAAATGGTGCAGTGCAGAATAGTAGTTATTCTACCATCGGCTATATCAAACAAGACGGTACCGTACAAAATGCGAGTTACAGTACGATCGGCTATGCCAAAGGCGTGAAGAAGGAATGGGCGGCGCTGGTATTTTTCTTTTTCAAGTTCGATTAA
- a CDS encoding tetratricopeptide repeat-containing sensor histidine kinase encodes MKTLLILLIVTTCLFACRQQHVPVLVTQEPDYEKAQSFLHIKNDSAFYYYNKVVGTLVDSIQIAQVYNLMAALQADAGDYYGSQENLLMSLRYLNEQNERHVYCLSSDYNELGNTSLNLKNYDAAIHYYDLALKYARNDTLKQTLLNNKGLVYQKEGNYMQAIAIYDSIIHKKNLDPMGYARVLSNLARTKWLRNTGYRAAPELLTALQIRIQEKDDWGQNASYAHLSDYYMATHPDSALLYAGKMYNVARQLNSPGDEAEALQKLIQLAPAHTVKPYFTRYQYLNDSIQTARNKDKNQFALIRYDVAKNKMENLQLQKENADKKVQIIQQRILIYGVILLMVAGLFTAIGWYRKRKQRIIREEKLKNSRKVHDVVANGLHRIMSELQYQPVIEKEKLLDKIDNLYNKSRDLSYEKPPVYEEGFQTEIIQLLASFQTDAIHIMTVGNNEHLWENIADDTKEHVKLILQELLVNMKKHSDARNVAVRFEQTDGQIFMQYTDDGVGLPAEHTPGNGLKNTVSRIKNMNGRITFDSDPKKGLKVRISFPIVYIP; translated from the coding sequence TTGAAAACACTGCTTATCCTCCTCATCGTAACCACTTGCCTTTTTGCTTGCCGTCAGCAGCATGTGCCTGTTCTGGTAACCCAGGAGCCGGATTATGAAAAGGCCCAATCATTTTTACATATAAAGAATGATTCCGCCTTTTACTATTATAATAAAGTGGTGGGTACATTGGTGGATAGCATACAGATCGCCCAGGTCTATAATTTAATGGCCGCGCTGCAAGCGGATGCCGGTGACTATTATGGCAGCCAGGAAAACCTGTTAATGTCCCTGCGCTATTTAAATGAACAAAATGAACGGCATGTGTATTGTCTTTCTTCTGATTATAATGAGTTAGGAAACACCAGCCTAAACCTGAAAAATTATGATGCAGCTATCCACTATTATGATCTGGCATTGAAGTATGCACGAAATGATACCTTAAAACAGACGCTTTTAAACAACAAAGGTCTTGTTTACCAGAAGGAAGGCAACTATATGCAAGCCATTGCCATTTATGATTCCATCATTCATAAAAAAAATCTGGACCCAATGGGATATGCCCGGGTATTATCCAACCTGGCAAGAACCAAATGGCTGCGGAATACCGGTTATCGGGCGGCTCCGGAATTATTGACGGCATTGCAAATCAGGATCCAGGAAAAGGATGACTGGGGCCAAAATGCGAGCTATGCGCACCTGTCTGATTATTACATGGCCACGCATCCGGACTCCGCATTATTATATGCCGGTAAAATGTATAATGTGGCCCGGCAGCTGAACAGCCCGGGTGATGAAGCGGAAGCCTTGCAAAAACTAATACAGCTTGCGCCAGCCCATACCGTAAAGCCTTACTTCACCCGTTATCAGTATTTGAACGACAGCATACAAACTGCCCGGAATAAAGACAAAAACCAATTTGCCCTCATTCGTTATGATGTGGCCAAAAACAAGATGGAAAACCTGCAGCTGCAAAAGGAAAATGCAGATAAAAAGGTACAGATTATACAGCAACGCATCCTGATTTACGGTGTTATCCTGTTAATGGTGGCGGGTCTTTTTACGGCAATCGGCTGGTACCGCAAACGAAAACAACGGATTATCCGGGAAGAAAAGCTGAAAAACTCCCGGAAGGTACATGATGTTGTTGCCAATGGACTACATCGCATTATGTCGGAATTGCAATACCAGCCTGTTATTGAGAAAGAAAAACTGCTGGACAAAATTGATAACCTGTATAACAAGTCACGTGACCTTTCCTATGAAAAGCCTCCTGTCTATGAAGAAGGATTTCAAACGGAAATTATCCAGCTTTTAGCCTCTTTTCAGACAGATGCGATTCATATCATGACGGTAGGTAATAATGAACACCTGTGGGAAAATATAGCTGACGATACCAAAGAACACGTGAAACTTATCTTGCAGGAATTGCTGGTGAATATGAAAAAACATAGTGATGCCCGTAATGTGGCCGTCAGATTCGAGCAAACGGACGGACAGATTTTTATGCAATATACAGATGATGGTGTGGGGCTGCCAGCTGAACATACACCAGGAAATGGGCTGAAGAATACGGTTTCCCGTATAAAAAATATGAATGGCCGGATTACTTTTGACTCAGACCCGAAAAAAGGATTAAAAGTCCGGATTTCTTTCCCAATCGTATACATACCATGA
- a CDS encoding helix-turn-helix domain-containing protein, whose amino-acid sequence MAREHLYHPFEIDFTVLSSFPRLNYRNHFFKLIYIMEGSGTQYMNNHRFSYQSGNLFLVTPADSYTFSIDTTTTFFGLSFHDTYLHAGENQQQDWAEHIQPILRNASHRPGCILKNQVDKPMVATLVNCLHKEYTNEQIYHHKIIQQFVNTLILVVARNIALKLPKNIKEHTGEVILDILHYIQTHIFDPQLLKAAIISREVGISTNYLGRYFKKQTGDTLQQYISHYKLRLIEMRLLHSDMRINEIACELNFTDESHLNRIFKKHKGISPSAYRKKYV is encoded by the coding sequence ATGGCAAGAGAACATTTATATCATCCCTTTGAAATAGATTTTACAGTGCTGAGTAGCTTCCCCCGGCTGAACTACCGAAACCATTTTTTCAAACTCATATACATCATGGAAGGAAGCGGCACACAATACATGAACAACCATCGCTTTAGCTATCAGTCCGGCAATTTATTCCTGGTTACACCAGCAGATAGTTACACTTTTTCCATTGATACCACCACTACCTTTTTCGGATTAAGTTTCCACGACACCTATCTGCACGCCGGCGAAAACCAACAGCAGGACTGGGCAGAACATATACAACCTATTCTCCGGAATGCCAGTCACCGGCCAGGATGCATACTTAAAAACCAGGTGGATAAACCGATGGTAGCCACCCTGGTGAATTGCTTGCATAAAGAATATACCAACGAACAAATCTATCATCACAAGATCATTCAGCAGTTTGTCAACACGCTAATATTGGTCGTAGCCCGGAATATAGCATTGAAGCTACCTAAAAACATAAAAGAGCATACCGGTGAGGTAATATTGGATATACTGCATTATATACAGACGCATATCTTCGATCCGCAATTGCTGAAAGCAGCCATCATTAGTCGGGAAGTAGGCATTTCCACCAACTATCTGGGACGTTATTTCAAAAAACAAACAGGCGACACCTTACAGCAATATATCTCTCACTATAAATTACGACTGATTGAAATGAGGCTTTTACACAGTGATATGCGTATAAACGAAATCGCCTGTGAATTAAACTTCACAGACGAAAGTCACCTGAACAGGATCTTTAAAAAACATAAGGGCATCAGTCCTTCTGCCTATAGAAAAAAATATGTTTAA
- a CDS encoding AAA domain-containing protein has product MKHQEHLPFLKYWRNTLADAARVEINVNKTIHLSDIDIDWQQGAIPPASAHALIEQVERQLNESKGRTDEAEEEWEYLEEVQVLMAPFRVSPLPEYIKLSGETGIFYPFWVRAILNKKGLLKPDEDTFPYIPRVYLEPQVNQNINFTFSHVERIDQAFSQPYTGNGRWKNYYHYLQQTFQSITDNALEQYTTANFTTTYQSTIVVNETLSSAADGIVQLYDYLIEKQETPALLKTICTKQDTPLQSLLSIDEMEKNSAGHIGQMGYEFPLSISQRKSLYHFNQLTTGDILAVNGPPGTGKTTLLQSIVANEVVKSAIRGGEPVVILACSTNNQAVTNIIDSFSHVKQQQGMLYQRWLPELTGFGLYLPSAGKQVSKEVLYFKKRTGGFPTEIENSQYIARATQLYTDKFREYSGIQELDIQAIITHLQSILQEQQQKLDAGIRIWQQYKTIPALISQLNPEPSFRLFEQQQLNETLLQELETNIKALETKVSDYLDKESFWMKLFSCLKFVKEKRATRLKQLFRDCPLAYDSINFYEIKSFHRFFDEKLLLIKQIKTCNNDWQNWKKQHQVHGNPPQTDAGFREAERQSQAYFYDELEKGIKHNLFHLAIHYWEGRWIQATSKVIAEGTLHRNGIEHAKNRWRRFSMLTPCFVSTFYMAPKFFTYSKFIKKTFSGNVYENPPLLDFIDLLIVDEAGQVSPEIGVASFSLAKKAVVVGDTQQIEPVWNVPQKVDFANLLRYTAIKEEHVIQALLEKGFLSSSGSIMKLAQKSSPYHPYPDMERGMLLTEHRRCFDEIIAYCNNLAYNGLLEPKKGPARDTLFPPMQFIPVTGTSVNIGTSRGNYEEAHAIANWLIQHHTAILRHYQQKEAADALKDKRPPKVLQLANLIGIITPFTGQKFILQSVLRKSGLYTPGLTIGTVHALQGAERSIILFSSTYGSNDSNRSYFFDVGVNMLNVAVSRAKEAFIFFGTQENYDKKNNTHSAKLYRHIQQIP; this is encoded by the coding sequence ATGAAACACCAGGAACATCTTCCTTTTTTAAAATATTGGCGTAATACCCTCGCTGATGCCGCCCGGGTAGAGATCAATGTCAATAAAACCATACACCTGTCTGATATAGACATTGACTGGCAGCAAGGCGCTATCCCTCCTGCCAGCGCCCATGCGTTGATTGAACAGGTAGAAAGGCAGCTGAATGAAAGTAAAGGCAGGACAGATGAAGCGGAGGAAGAATGGGAATACCTGGAAGAGGTACAGGTATTGATGGCACCCTTTCGGGTGAGTCCTCTTCCGGAATACATTAAACTTTCCGGAGAAACAGGCATCTTTTATCCCTTTTGGGTTCGGGCAATATTGAACAAGAAAGGTTTATTAAAGCCGGATGAAGACACTTTTCCCTATATCCCCCGTGTGTACCTGGAACCCCAGGTAAACCAAAATATCAATTTTACTTTTTCACATGTTGAGCGGATAGATCAGGCTTTTTCTCAACCTTACACCGGCAACGGCAGATGGAAAAACTATTATCATTACCTACAGCAAACATTTCAATCTATTACAGATAATGCCCTGGAACAATATACAACAGCGAATTTCACGACTACCTATCAATCTACTATTGTTGTCAATGAAACCTTATCCAGTGCCGCAGATGGTATTGTTCAGCTTTATGATTATCTCATAGAAAAGCAGGAGACCCCTGCTCTTTTAAAGACTATTTGCACTAAACAGGATACGCCGCTGCAATCACTGCTTTCAATAGATGAAATGGAAAAAAATTCCGCTGGCCATATCGGGCAAATGGGATATGAATTTCCACTTTCCATTTCACAGCGGAAAAGCCTGTACCATTTCAACCAATTGACAACAGGCGACATCCTCGCGGTAAACGGACCGCCAGGAACGGGCAAAACAACATTACTACAAAGCATCGTAGCCAACGAAGTAGTAAAAAGCGCGATAAGAGGGGGTGAGCCGGTGGTTATCCTGGCCTGCTCTACCAACAACCAGGCGGTTACCAACATCATAGACAGCTTCTCTCACGTAAAACAACAACAAGGAATGCTGTATCAACGCTGGCTGCCCGAATTAACCGGGTTCGGACTCTATCTCCCCAGTGCGGGTAAACAGGTTAGTAAGGAGGTACTTTATTTCAAAAAGCGTACCGGCGGCTTTCCTACCGAAATAGAAAACAGCCAGTATATAGCCCGGGCCACACAACTGTATACTGATAAGTTCAGGGAATATTCTGGCATACAGGAATTAGATATACAAGCCATCATCACGCACCTCCAATCAATTTTACAAGAACAGCAACAAAAACTGGATGCAGGCATCCGCATCTGGCAACAGTATAAGACGATACCTGCCCTCATTTCCCAATTAAACCCGGAACCTTCCTTCCGTTTGTTTGAACAACAACAGCTCAATGAAACATTGCTGCAAGAGCTGGAAACCAACATCAAAGCACTAGAAACTAAAGTGAGTGACTACCTCGACAAAGAATCCTTTTGGATGAAGCTTTTCTCTTGCCTGAAATTTGTTAAAGAGAAAAGAGCGACCCGGTTAAAACAGCTGTTCCGCGATTGTCCGCTTGCTTATGATAGCATCAACTTTTATGAGATCAAAAGTTTTCACCGGTTCTTCGACGAAAAACTCCTGCTGATCAAACAAATAAAAACGTGCAATAACGACTGGCAAAACTGGAAAAAGCAGCATCAGGTACATGGCAACCCTCCTCAGACTGACGCAGGATTCCGGGAAGCCGAACGCCAGTCCCAGGCATACTTTTATGATGAGCTGGAAAAAGGAATAAAACACAATCTCTTTCACCTGGCAATACATTACTGGGAAGGCCGTTGGATACAGGCCACCAGCAAAGTAATAGCAGAAGGAACCCTTCACAGAAACGGCATAGAACACGCTAAAAACAGGTGGAGAAGATTTTCCATGCTTACCCCCTGTTTCGTCTCTACCTTTTACATGGCGCCCAAATTCTTTACGTATTCAAAATTCATCAAAAAAACTTTTAGTGGAAACGTATATGAAAACCCTCCGTTACTGGATTTCATTGATCTGTTGATTGTAGATGAAGCAGGACAGGTATCACCGGAAATAGGGGTAGCCAGTTTTTCACTGGCGAAAAAAGCGGTTGTGGTAGGAGATACCCAACAGATAGAACCCGTATGGAATGTACCGCAGAAAGTAGATTTCGCAAACCTGTTGAGATATACTGCTATTAAAGAGGAACATGTTATCCAGGCACTTTTGGAGAAAGGATTTCTCAGTAGTTCCGGCAGTATCATGAAACTGGCCCAGAAATCTTCTCCCTACCATCCCTATCCTGATATGGAACGAGGCATGCTATTAACAGAACATCGCAGATGTTTCGATGAGATTATTGCCTATTGCAACAACCTGGCTTATAACGGACTGCTGGAACCTAAAAAGGGGCCAGCCAGGGACACTTTGTTTCCTCCCATGCAATTCATCCCGGTAACTGGTACGTCCGTAAATATAGGCACTAGCAGAGGCAACTACGAAGAAGCACATGCCATTGCAAATTGGTTAATCCAGCATCATACGGCTATTCTCAGGCACTATCAGCAAAAAGAAGCCGCCGATGCATTAAAAGATAAACGCCCGCCTAAAGTGCTCCAGTTAGCCAACCTGATAGGTATCATTACACCTTTTACCGGCCAGAAATTCATCCTGCAATCCGTATTGCGTAAATCCGGCCTCTATACACCCGGACTTACCATCGGTACCGTACATGCCCTACAGGGAGCAGAAAGATCTATTATCCTTTTTTCTTCCACCTATGGCTCCAATGACAGTAACAGATCCTATTTCTTTGATGTAGGGGTAAACATGTTGAATGTTGCAGTATCACGCGCCAAAGAAGCCTTTATCTTTTTTGGTACCCAGGAAAACTACGATAAGAAAAACAACACCCATTCCGCTAAATTATACCGGCATATTCAGCAAATACCATAA
- a CDS encoding serine hydrolase domain-containing protein, whose product MPAKLTYTLFLLLILIGNPRNRVVAQSLERKVDSVILTTFNDKNGPGGVFMIAQHGKVIYQKAFGKANLELDADLTPDHVFQLGSMTKQFTAIAILILEQQDKLKVTDPISKYIPDYPAGDKITIHHLLTHTSGIKDFTKMKSLPTIAQKEMTPEMMVDFFKNEPVDFAPGEKFAYNNSGYVLLGYIITLVSGETYPDFIQHHIFDIAGMQHSYYASDRKVIPKRAYGYHQQASGYVNKTIISFSVPFASGSLMSTTGDMLKWQQALNQYLLISPTETKKAFSTYRLNNGDAFTYGYGWHIKTINGIPSREHGGSIFGFKTMGIYIPGEDIYVVGFSNCDCHSPTKTTGDITALALEVLSGRK is encoded by the coding sequence ATGCCTGCAAAACTTACTTACACCCTGTTCCTGTTATTGATCCTTATAGGTAATCCCCGAAACAGGGTGGTCGCCCAAAGCCTCGAAAGAAAAGTGGATAGTGTCATCTTAACCACCTTCAACGATAAAAATGGTCCAGGTGGCGTATTCATGATTGCGCAACATGGAAAGGTTATCTACCAGAAAGCTTTCGGTAAAGCCAACCTGGAACTGGACGCCGACCTGACCCCTGATCATGTATTCCAGCTAGGCTCCATGACCAAGCAGTTTACCGCCATAGCCATACTCATATTGGAACAACAAGATAAATTGAAGGTCACAGATCCCATCTCCAAATACATTCCGGATTATCCCGCCGGAGATAAGATAACGATCCATCATCTGCTGACACATACCTCCGGCATTAAGGACTTCACTAAAATGAAATCCCTGCCGACGATTGCGCAAAAAGAAATGACTCCTGAAATGATGGTAGACTTTTTTAAAAATGAACCCGTTGATTTTGCACCCGGCGAAAAGTTTGCTTACAATAATTCCGGTTATGTATTATTAGGATATATCATCACGTTGGTATCCGGAGAAACTTATCCCGATTTTATCCAGCATCATATTTTCGATATAGCAGGTATGCAACATTCCTATTATGCCAGCGACAGAAAAGTGATTCCCAAAAGGGCATACGGATACCATCAACAAGCATCCGGCTACGTCAATAAAACAATCATCAGTTTCAGTGTTCCTTTCGCTTCCGGCTCGTTAATGTCTACCACAGGGGATATGCTGAAATGGCAGCAGGCTTTAAATCAATACCTGTTAATCAGTCCTACGGAAACGAAAAAGGCATTCTCCACCTACAGATTAAATAACGGAGATGCTTTTACCTATGGCTATGGCTGGCATATCAAAACCATCAATGGCATACCCAGCCGGGAACATGGCGGCAGTATCTTTGGCTTCAAAACAATGGGGATCTATATTCCTGGCGAGGATATTTATGTGGTAGGATTCAGTAACTGTGACTGCCATTCCCCGACAAAGACAACAGGAGATATTACTGCACTGGCGTTGGAGGTGCTAAGCGGACGGAAGTGA